The sequence below is a genomic window from Phlebotomus papatasi isolate M1 unplaced genomic scaffold, Ppap_2.1 HiC_scaffold_67, whole genome shotgun sequence.
CTCCAACAACTCTTCCTGTCGTCCATTTGGTGGTTCCTATGGAAGCATCGTGCAAGATCACTGTGTCATCCACCTTCAGGTTCTCTTTCTCCGTGTGCCATTTTGAGCGCTCTTGAAGTGTGTGCAAGTAGGATAGCCTCCACTTTCTCACAAAATCTTGTACAATCCGCTGACACAATTGCCATCTTGTCAAGTGGTTCATCCTCACGGATGCAAGATTTTCATCAGGCAACTGAGTCGGTGGTGCCAAAAGCAAAAAATGACCCGGAGTCAATGGTTGTGGATCTCTGGGATCGTCCGACAGAATGGTGATCGGCCTACTATTCAACACGGCTTCGACCTGTGTGAGAATTGTATAAAATTCCTCATAATTTAGTCGTTGCTCGCCAATAACTTTCTTGAGATGAGTCTTTGCTGACTTCACTGCTGCTTCGACTAATCCGTTGAAGTGCGGAGAACGAGCCGGTTGAAAGTGCCAGGTAATGTTCTGGTTGATTGTTTGGTCTTGAATGGTTTGAGCTTCTTCTGCTAACAGACGTTGAAGTTCACGTGATGCTCCTAGGAAATTCCTTCCGTTATCTGAGAACACTTCTTTGCAAACTCCTCTACGTGAAGTGAATCGTCTGAAGCTGCTCATGAATGCTTCGGATGACAAACTGCTTACAATTTCCAGATGGACTGCCTTGGTTGAGGTGCATACAAAGACAACTATGTCGATCCTTTGAGTGCGTCCACGGGACTCGGCGCCTGTTCTAATAAAGAATGGCCCGCAGCAATCAATGGCCACGCTGGAAAATGCCCTTACCAACGAAATTCGGTGCTTAGGCAAGTCTGCCATTATCTGATTTTCTCGAGAAGTTTTGTGCACGAAACACGCCTTGCACATGTGGACAACGTTTCTTGTGATATGACGTCCACCTATTGGCCAGTACCTTCTTCGACAATGAGCTAGCAATAGCTGTGGCCCGGGGTGCAATAGTGATAAGTGCATCTCTCGGATGATAAGCTTTGTCAAATCACTGCGTGGgagaatttttggatatttggtGTTGTAGTCATCATCCAGATGTCCCAATCTGCCACCGACCCTTCAAATTCTCTCCTTATCCAGAAACGGGTGCAACTTTTTCATTGCTGCGCTGTTGATGGTCACTGCTTTGTTGTTCATGAGATCCTGAATGAGCTCCGGAAAATGAGATTCTTGGTCCCATTTTATCAACTGATTCTCTGCCCAGACTAAGTCTGCTGCACTATGACTTGTGGGTTGATTCGGATGAGCTCCTGCATGACCTTTAGTCCTCAATGCTCTGAATCTCAAGAGTTGGCCAACTTTGCAAATTACCAAAAGAACTCTCTTCATTCTGGATAAGTTGCTTATTTTTGACACGAGGGTAGTGAAAATGTAATTTCCTTCTGACTTGTTGACAGTGAGTGTAGCGACTGAAATGTCTTGTGACTCCTCGACTGCTGGTGGAACACTTTCCTTGCTTTCCCAAGCTAAATCACTCTCCTTTAACCAATGAGGGCCTTCCCAATACAATGATGAGTTATTCAACTCCATGGCTGTGGTTCCTCTTGAAATGAGGTCTGCCGGGTTTTCTTTTGTGGGAACGTGTCTCCAACATTCAACAGCTGTCAACTCTCTGATCGTTGTCACtctatttttggtaaaaacgtcTTGTTTGTTtgaagcggatgcaattttCGCAAGAACTACTGATGAGGATTTacctataatttgtagaagaaccaCCGAAAATATCAATCACCAGCCCTTCTACTTCTGCAGATAGTCTCTCACCTATTAAATTACAAGACAAAAACCGCTGGTAACTTGTTATGATGCCCTTTGGCCACCTCAGTGACGTGCTCACCTATTAAAAACACAGAAACTATTACAATCCGATCGAGTAGGATCAAAGTTTCTTTCCTCTGCTGCTGCAACTATCTCCAAGGATTTCACTGGACAATTTCCGGaattaaaaacacttttattttcacagaaattataattttattcttcacCTCGTGGATCACTTGTCTACTCACATGGAATTTTTGCCAAAGACTGTTCAAACTGTATTTTTTATACGGAAGTACCGATTGCGGTATTCAATGAGAGAGTGAAGATGATCTACAGGTTTTTGATAAATGCAATATTACCCAAGGGAACTTCAAAAAAGCCTAAAGTTATACAAtcatgtaaatttaaatttcaaattcttaacATCACTCCCCCCTTTTGAAGTTTACgtttagaataataaattttagaccTTTTTTGTTTAAGtacccatttatagctatgtaatacaattttgaacttggaatacaacgtagaaattgtattacatcgtagaagttggaatacatcgtagaaattgtattacatctttgaagttggaatatcatcatcatcattaatcatcatcatcatttcaaccacttatcactattggggggcggggaagttggaatccaacgtagaaattgtaatacaattttgaagttggaatacaacgtagaaattgtattacaattttgaacttggaatacaacgtagaaattgtattacatcgtagaagttggaatacaactttcaaaatatcatgtcagtggattccctatctcctctctaggaaatcccagatcccctgggattttcttgcatattatgcccaagactcttcagataccttccgtggtcagaggatttctggagcttcctccaagaaatcccagatcttttgggattttcttgcatattatgcccaagactcttcagataccttccgtggtcagaggatttctggagcttcctccaagaaatcccagatcttttgggattttcttgcatattatgcccaagactcttcagataccttccgtggtcagaggatttctggagcttcctccaagaaatcccagatcttttgggattttcttgcatattatgcccaagactcttcagataccttccgtggtcagaggatttctggagcttcctccaagaaatcccagatcttttgggattttcttgcatattatgcccaagactcttcagataccttccgtggtcagaggatttctggagcttcctccaagaaatcccagatcttttgggattttcttgcatattatgcccaagactcttcagataccttccgtggtcagaggatttctggagcttcctccaagaaatcccagatcttttgggattttcttgcatattatgcccaagactcttcagataccttccgtggtcagaggatttctggagcttcctccaagaaatcccagatcttttgggattttcttgcatattatgcccaagactcttcagataccttccgtggtcagaggatttctggagcttcctccaagaaatcccagatcttttgggattttcttgcatattatgcccaagactcttcagataccttccgtggtcagaggatttctggagcttcctccaagaaatcccagatcttttgggattttcttgcatattatgcccaagactcttcagataccttccgtggtcagaggatttctggagcttcctccaagaaatcccagatcttttgggattttcttgcatattatgcccaagactcttcagataccttccgtggtcagaggatttctggagcttcctccaagaaatcccagatcttttgggattttcttgcatattatgcccaagactcttcagataccttccgtggtcagaggatttctggagcttcctccaagaaatcccagatcttttgggattttcttgcatattatgcccaagactcttcagataccttccgtggtcagaggatttctggagcttcctccaagaaatcccagatcttttgggattttcttgcatattatgcccaagactcttcagataccttccgtggtcagaggatttctggagcttcctccaagaaatcccagatcttttgggattttcttgcatattatgcccaagactcttcagataccttccgtggtcagaggatttctggagcttcctccaagaaatcccagatcttttgggattttcttgcatattatgcccaagactcttcagataccttccgtggtcagaggatttctggagcttcctccaagaaatcccagatcttttgggattttcttgcatattatgcccaagactcttcagataccttccgtggtcagaggatttctggagcttcctccaagaaatcccagatcttttgggattttcttgcatattatgcccaagactcttcagataccttccgtggtcagaggatttctggagcttcctccaagaaatcccagatcttttgggattttcttgcatattatgcccaagactcttcagataccttccgtggtcagaggatttctggagcttcctccaagaaatcccagatcttttgggattttcttgcatattatgcccaagactcttcagataccttccgtggtcagaggatttctggagcttcctccaagaaatcccagatcttttgggattttcttgcatattatgcccaagactcttcagataccttccgtggtcagaggatttctggagcttcctccaagaaatcccagatcttttgggattttcttgcatattatgcccaagactcttcagataccttccgtggtcagaggatttctggagcttcctccaagaaatcccagatcttttgggattttcttgcatattatgcccaagactcttcagataccttccgtggtcagaggatttctggagcttcctccaagaaatcccagatcttttgggattttcttgcatattatgcccaagactcttcagataccttccgtggtcagaggatttctggagcttcctccaagaaatcccagatcttttgggattttcttgcatattatgcccaagactcttcagataccttccgtggtcagaggatttctggagcttcctccaagaaatcccagatcttttgggattttcttgcatattatgcccaagactcttcagataccttccgtggtcagaggatttctggagcttcctccaagaaatcccagatcttttgggattttcttgcatattatgcccaagactcttcagataccttccgtggtcagaggatttctggagcttcctccaagaaatcccagatcttttgggattttcttgcatattatgcccaagactcttcagataccttccgtggtcagaggatttctggagcttcctccaagaaatcccagatcttttgggattttcttgcatattatgcccaagactcttcagataccttccgtggtcagaggatttctggagcttcctccaagaaatcccagatcttttgggattttcttgcatattatgcccaagactcttcagataccttccgtggtcagaggatttctggagcttcctcccaGAAGCAAATCCTTCAGATCTtttggagcttcctccaagaaatcccagatctttttttcttgcatattatgcccaagactcttcagataccttccgtggtcagaggatttctggagcttcctccaagaaatcccagatcttttgggattttcttgcatattatgcccaagactcttcagataccttccgtggtcagaggatttctggagcttcctccaagaaatcccagatcttttgggattttcttgcatattatgcccaagactcttcagataccttccgtggtcagaggatttctggagcttcctccaagaaatcccagatcttttgggattttcttgcatattatgcccaagactcttcagataccttccgtggtcagaggatttctggagcttcctccaagaaatcccagatcttttgggattttcttgcatattatgcccaagactcttcagataccttccgtggtcagaggatttctggagcttcctccaagaaatcccagatcttttgggattttcttgcatattatgcccaagactcttcagataccttccgtggtcagaggatttctggagcttcctccaagaaatcccagatcttttgggattttcttgcatattatgcccaagactcttcagataccttccgtggtcagaggatttctggagcttcctccaagaaatcccagatcttttgggattttcttgcatattatgcccaagactcttcagataccttccgtggtcagaggatttctggagcttcctccaagaaatcccagatcttttgggattttcttgcatattatgcccaagactcttcagataccttccgtggtcagaggatttctggagcttcctccaagaaatcccagatcttttgggattttcttgcatattatgcccaagactcttcagataccttccgtggtcagaggatttctggagcttcctccaagaaatcccagatcttttgggattttcttgcatattatgcccaagactcttcagataccttccgtggtcagaggatttctggagcttcctccaagaaatcccagatcttttgggattttcttgcatattatgcccaagactcttcagataccttccgtggtcagaggatttctggagcttcctccaagaaatcccagatcttttgggattttcttgcatattatgcccaagactcttcagataccttccgtggtcagaggatttctggagcttcctccaagaaatcccagatcttttgggagcatattatgcccaagactcttcagataccttttgggattttcttgcatattatgcccaagactcttcagataccttccgtggtcagaggatttctggagcttcctccaagaaatcccagatcttttgggattttcttgcatattatgcccaagactcttcagataccttccgtggtcagaggatttctggagcttcctccaagaaatcccagatcttttgggattttcttgcatattatgcccaagactcttcagataccttccgtggtcagaggatttctggagcttcctccaagaaatcccagatcttttgggattttcttgcatattatgcccaagactcttcagataccttccgtggtcagaggatttctggagcttcctccaagaaatcccagatcttttgggattttcttgcatattatgcccaagactcttcagataccttccgtggtcagaggatttctggagcttcctccaagaaatcccagatcttttgggattttcttgcatattatgcccaagactcttcagataccttccgtggtcagaggatttctggagcttcctccaagaaatcccagatcttttgggattttcttgcatattatgcccaagactcttcagataccttccgtggtcagaggatttctggagcttcctccaagaaatcccagatcttttgggattttcttgcatattatgcccaagactcttcagataccttccgtggtcagaggatttctggagcttcctccaagaaatcccagatcttttgggattttcttgcatattatgcccaagactcttcagataccttccgtggtcagaggatttctggagcttcctccaagaaatcccagatcttttgggattttcttgcatattatgcccaagactcttcagataccttccgtggtcagaggatttctggagcttcctccaagaaatcccagatcttttgggattttcttgcatattatgcccaagactcttcagataccttccgtggtcagaggatttctggagcttcctccaagaaatcccagatcttttgggattttcttgcatattatgcccaagactcttcagataccttccgtggtcagaggatttctggagcttcctccaagaaatcccagatcttttgggattttcttgcatattatgcccaagactcttcagataccttccgtggtcagaggatttctggagcttcctccaagaaatcccagatcttttgggattttcttgcatattatgcccaagactcttcagataccttccgtggtcagaggatttctggagcttcctccaagaaatcccagatcttttgggattttcttgcatattatgcccaagactcttcagataccttccgtggtcagaggatttctggagcttcctccaagaaatcccagatcttttgggattttcttgcatattatgcccaagactcttcagataccttccgtggtcagaggatttctggagcttcctccaagaaatcccagatcttttgggattttcttgcatattatgcccaagactcttcagataccttccgtggtcagaggatttctggagcttcctccaagaaatcccagatcttttgggattttcttgcatattatgcccaagactcttcagataccttccgtggtcagaggatttctggagcttcctccaagaaatcccagatcttttgggattttcttgcatattatgcccaagactcttcagataccttccgtggtcagaggatttctggagcttcctccaagaaatcccagatcttttgggattttcttgcatattatgcccaagactcttcagataccttccgtggtcagaggatttctggagcttcctccaagaaatcccagatcttttgggattttcttgcatattatgcccaagactcttcagataccttccgtggtcagaggatttctggagcttcctccaagaaatcccagatcttttgggattttcttgcatattatgcccaagactcttcagataccttccgtggtcagaggatttctggagcttcctccaagaaatcccagatcttttgggattttcttgcatattatgcccaagactcttcagataccttccgtggtcagaggatttctggagcttcctccaagaaatcccagatcttttgggattttcttgcatattatgcccaagactcttcagataccttccgtggtcagaggatttctggagcttcctccaagaaatcccagatcttttgggattttcttgcatattatgcccaagactcttcagataccttccgtggtcagaggatttctggagcttcctccaagaaatcccagatcttttgggattttcttgcatattatgcccaagactcttcagataccttccgtggtcagaggatttctggagcttcctccaagaaatcccagatcttttgggattttcttgcatattatgcccaagactcttcagataccttccgtggtcagaggatttctggagcttcctccaagaaatcccagatcttttgggattttcttgcatattatgcccaagactcttcagataccttccgtggtcagaggatttctggagcttcctccaagaaatcccagatcttttgggattttcttgcatattatgcccaagactcttcagataccttccgtggtcagaggatttctggagcttcctccaagaaatcccagatcttttgggattttcttgcatattatgcccaagactcttcagataccttccgtggtcagaggatttctggagcttcctccaagaaatcccagatcttttgggattttcttgcatattatgcccaagactcttcagataccttccgtggtcagaggatttctggagcttcctccaagaaatcccagatcttttgggattttcttgcatattatgcccaagactcttcagataccttccgtggtcagaggatttctggagcttcctccaagaaatcccagatcttttgggattttcttgcatattatgcccaagactcttcagataccttccgtggtcagaggatttctggagcttcctccaagaaatcccagatcttttgggattttcttgcatattatgcccaagactcttcagataccttccgtggtcagaggatttctggagcttcctccaagaaatcccagatcttttgggattttcttgcatattatgcccaagactcttcagataccttccgtggtcagaggatttctggagcttcctccaagaaatcccagatcttttgggattttcttgcatattatgcccaagactcttcagataccttccgtggtcagaggatttctggagcttcctccaagaaatcccagatcttttgggattttcttgcatattatgcccaagactcttcagataccttccgtggtcagaggatttctggagcttcctccaagaaatcccagatcttttgggattttcttgcatattatgcccaagactcttcagataccttccgtggtcagaggatttctggagcttcctccaagaaatcccagatcttttgggattttcttgcatattatgcccaagactcttcagataccttccgtggtcagaggatttctggagcttcctccaagaaatcccagatcttttgggattttcttgcatattatgcccaagactcttcagataccttccgtggtcagaggatttctggagcttcctccaagaaatcccagatcttttgggattttcttgcatattatgcccaagactcttcagataccttccgtggtcagaggatttctggagcttcctccaagaaatcccagatcttttgggattttcttgcatattatgcccaagactcttcagataccttccgtggtcagaggatttctggagcttcctccaagaaatcccagatcttttgggattttcttgcatattatgcccaagactcttcagataccttccgtggtcagaggatttctggagcttcctccaagaaatcccagatcttttgggattttcttgcatattatgcccaagactcttcagataccttccgtggtcagaggatttctggagcttcctccaagaaatcccagatcttttgggattttcttgcatattatgcccaagactcttcagataccttccgtggtcagaggatttctggagcttcctccaagaaatcccagatcttttgggattttcttgcatattatgcccaagactcttcagataccttccgtggtcagaggatttctggagcttcctccaagaaatcccagatcttttgggattttcttgcatattatgcccaagactcttcagataccttccgtggtcagaggatttctggagcttcctccaagaaatcccagatcttttgggattttcttgcatattatgcccaagactcttcagataccttccgtggtcagaggatttctggagcttcctccaagaaatcccagatcttttgggattttcttgcatattatgcccaagactcttcagataccttccgtggtcagaggatttctggagcttcctccaagaaatcccagatcttttgggattttcttgcatattatgcccaagactcttcagataccttccgtggtcagaggatttctggagcttcctccaagaaatcccagatcttttgggattttcttgcatattatgcccaagactcttcagataccttccgtggtcagaggatttctggagcttcctccaagaaatcccagatcttttgggattttcttgcatattatgcccaagactcttcagataccttccgtggtcagaggatttctggagcttcctccaagaaatcccagatcttttgggattttcttgcatattatgcccaagactcttcagataccttccgtggtcagaggatttctggagcttcctccaagaaatcccagatcttttgggattttcttgcatattatgcccaagactcttcagataccttccgtggtcagaggatttctggagcttcctccaagaaatcccagatcttttgggattttcttgcatattatgcccaagactcttcagataccttccgtggtcagaggatttctggagcttcctccaagaaatcccagatcttttgggattttcttgcatattatgcccaagactcttcagataccttccgtggtcagaggatttctggagcttcctccaagaaatcccagatcttttgggattttcttgcatattatgcccaagactcttcagataccttccgtggtcagaggatttctggagcttcctccaagaaatcccagatcttttgggattttcttgcatattatgcccaagactcttcagataccttccgtggtcagaggatttctggagcttcctccaagaaatcccagatcttttgggattttcttgcatattatgcccaagactcttcagataccttccgtggtcagaggatttctggagcttcctccaagaaatcccagatcttttgggattttcttgcatattatgcccaagactcttcagataccttccgtggtcagaggatttctggagcttcctccaagaaatcccagatcttttgggattttcttgcatattatgcccaagactcttcagataccttccgtggtcagaggatttctggagcttcctccaagaaatcccagatcttttgggattttcttgcatattatgcccaagactcttcagataccttccgtggtcagaggatttctggagcttcctccaagaaatcccagatcttttgggattttcttgcatattatgcccaagactcttca
It includes:
- the LOC129809348 gene encoding uncharacterized protein LOC129809348, whose protein sequence is MADLPKHRISLVRAFSSVAIDCCGPFFIRTGAESRGRTQRIDIVVFVCTSTKAVHLEIVSSLSSEAFMSSFRRFTSRRGVCKEVFSDNGRNFLGASRELQRLLAEEAQTIQDQTINQNITWHFQPARSPHFNGLVEAAVKSAKTHLKKVIGEQRLNYEEFYTILTQVEAVLNSRPITILSDDPRDPQPLTPGHFLLLAPPTQLPDENLASVRMNHLTRWQLCQRIVQDFVRKWRLSYLHTLQERSKWHTEKENLKVDDTVILHDASIGTTKWTTGRVVGVHTGGDGKVRVIDIKTPTGTYTRSVTKVAKLPTCESHNLPREHV